In Candidatus Roseilinea sp., one DNA window encodes the following:
- a CDS encoding gluconolactonase, which yields MDEWTDPLHPRWERGLSHYPDPCIEVHDKRFKQYLMGNTAVERLWTGARWAEGPVWFGDARCLLFSDIPNNRILRWDEVTGQVTTFRQPSNYANGNTRDRQGRLITCEHGTRRVTRTEYDGSITVLIDSYQGKRLNAPNDVVVASDGAIWFTDPGYGILLNYEGYKADFELPTHVYRLDPLTGKATVVADDFHKPNGLCFSPDEKRMYIVDTGVTHDETAPSHIRVFDVVGNGTKLRGGKEFINMKPGFADGIRCDRDGNLWASSGWGSPKNNGVLVLTPNGDLIGQIHLPEPCGNLCFGGRSKNRLFMAGSQSLYALYVEAQGAQWP from the coding sequence ATGGACGAATGGACCGACCCGCTTCATCCGCGCTGGGAGCGCGGCCTGTCGCACTACCCTGACCCGTGCATCGAGGTGCACGACAAGCGCTTCAAGCAATATCTCATGGGCAACACCGCCGTCGAGCGGCTGTGGACGGGCGCGCGCTGGGCAGAAGGACCGGTCTGGTTTGGCGACGCACGCTGCCTCTTGTTCAGCGATATCCCTAACAACCGCATCCTGCGCTGGGACGAGGTCACCGGCCAGGTGACGACCTTCCGTCAGCCGTCGAACTACGCCAACGGCAACACGCGCGACCGGCAGGGCCGGCTGATCACCTGCGAGCACGGCACGCGCCGGGTCACCCGCACCGAATACGACGGCAGCATCACCGTGCTGATAGACAGCTACCAGGGCAAACGCCTGAACGCGCCCAACGACGTGGTGGTCGCGTCCGACGGCGCGATCTGGTTCACCGACCCCGGCTACGGCATCCTGCTCAATTACGAAGGCTACAAAGCCGACTTTGAGCTGCCGACCCACGTCTACCGGCTCGACCCGCTCACCGGCAAAGCGACGGTCGTGGCCGACGACTTTCACAAGCCCAACGGGCTGTGCTTCTCACCGGACGAGAAGCGCATGTACATCGTGGATACCGGCGTGACGCACGACGAGACTGCGCCGTCGCATATCCGCGTCTTCGACGTAGTAGGCAACGGCACGAAGCTGCGCGGCGGTAAGGAGTTCATCAACATGAAGCCCGGCTTCGCCGATGGCATCCGCTGCGACCGCGACGGCAACCTGTGGGCCAGCAGTGGTTGGGGCAGCCCGAAGAACAACGGCGTGCTGGTGCTCACGCCAAACGGCGACCTGATCGGCCAGATCCACCTGCCCGAGCCGTGCGGCAACCTGTGCTTTGGTGGGCGCAGCAAGAACCGCCTGTTCATGGCCGGCAGTCAGTCGCTCTACGCGCTCTACGTCGAAGCCCAGGGCGCGCAGTGGCCGTAA
- a CDS encoding cell wall anchor: MNSMLRILASAVLAGAMLLSSAGATSAVTRAACFRILHASPDAPNLDVYVNRTPVARNIAYTQFSARRWCIAATIVLARAFPTGADPNTAAPLVSSNITMAFDRSYVIAIANRLQQLQVVALENPTVPPAGQFSLRVAHLAVDVGGVDLAVTGGAVWLFNVVFPTAQTTTQPAGTYALELRQAGTPTVLVPLGTLTFRSRERKTIYVLAPSAAAAIDAAARGTTAPLVTFVETDR; encoded by the coding sequence ATGAATTCCATGCTGCGCATCTTGGCATCGGCCGTCCTGGCCGGCGCAATGCTGCTTTCAAGCGCCGGCGCGACGAGCGCCGTCACGCGGGCAGCTTGCTTTCGCATTCTGCACGCCTCGCCGGATGCGCCGAACCTGGACGTGTACGTCAACCGCACGCCAGTAGCCAGGAACATCGCCTACACCCAGTTCAGCGCGAGGCGCTGGTGCATCGCCGCGACCATCGTATTGGCGCGCGCCTTCCCCACCGGTGCGGACCCGAACACGGCTGCGCCGCTGGTGAGCTCGAACATCACGATGGCGTTCGACCGCAGCTACGTGATCGCCATCGCCAACCGGCTGCAGCAGTTGCAGGTCGTCGCGTTGGAGAATCCGACGGTGCCGCCGGCCGGCCAGTTCAGCCTGCGCGTGGCGCATTTGGCCGTTGACGTCGGCGGCGTAGATTTGGCGGTGACGGGCGGCGCAGTATGGCTGTTCAACGTCGTCTTCCCCACGGCGCAGACCACGACGCAGCCGGCCGGGACTTATGCGCTCGAGCTGCGCCAGGCCGGCACGCCGACCGTGCTGGTGCCGCTCGGCACACTCACCTTCCGCTCCCGTGAGCGTAAAACGATCTACGTGCTGGCGCCAAGTGCGGCCGCAGCGATCGACGCGGCAGCGCGGGGCACGACGGCGCCGTTGGTCACCTTCGTCGAGACCGATCGCTAA
- a CDS encoding microcystinase C codes for MVRILIVECKQEVSTFNPALSRYDDFVVHRGEALIAYHRTVRNEVGGALSIFDQHPEIEVVPAISARAITSGGTLAAADWTRLRSDILNAIQDTLDTTDTTPIHAAYFALHGAMAAENEDDPEGDLLQAARRLIGPHIPIVASFDLHGILTDRILRNADAICCFHTYPHVDFYETGRRAARLLLRLLNGAKPVTAKVFIPALVRGDELITETGAIRHAVNAAKALEADGVLSAGLFWGNPFTDVPDLASYSFVVTDDDPALAEREALRIADLFWREHEKMYVPLTPLDEAVRMAHEQLAHGGTTILVDAADATSSGASGDSNAILRRLIETAYSGRALIPIVDPAAAKAAFAAGVGATITVRVGGAMDPGRFPPVEVTGRVHLLSEGEFRSESFDELWHSGPTAVLIVGNITLVITSRAVSLYDRSLFYAHGQDPKRFDLVVVKSPHCQPHMFKDWASRYVDVDAPGATSANLKSLGHTRCPRPIWPLDAHVTWERRATIFRRALPERYH; via the coding sequence ATGGTCAGAATCCTCATCGTCGAGTGCAAACAGGAAGTCAGCACGTTCAACCCGGCGCTCAGCCGCTACGATGACTTCGTCGTTCATCGTGGTGAGGCGTTGATCGCCTATCACCGCACCGTGCGCAACGAGGTCGGCGGTGCGCTGAGCATCTTCGACCAGCATCCTGAGATCGAAGTTGTGCCGGCCATCAGTGCGCGCGCGATCACCAGCGGCGGCACGCTGGCGGCTGCCGATTGGACGCGGCTGCGCAGCGACATCCTCAACGCCATCCAAGACACCCTTGACACCACCGACACCACCCCCATCCACGCCGCCTACTTCGCCCTGCACGGCGCGATGGCTGCCGAGAACGAGGACGACCCGGAAGGCGACCTGCTGCAAGCGGCGCGCCGGCTGATCGGCCCACATATCCCCATCGTCGCATCGTTCGACCTACACGGCATTCTGACCGACCGCATTCTGCGCAACGCCGATGCGATCTGTTGCTTCCACACTTACCCCCACGTGGACTTCTATGAGACCGGCCGGCGCGCTGCTCGATTGCTGCTGCGCCTCCTCAACGGCGCGAAGCCGGTGACGGCTAAAGTGTTCATCCCCGCCCTGGTGCGCGGCGACGAGCTGATCACCGAGACGGGCGCCATTCGCCACGCCGTGAACGCTGCCAAAGCGCTGGAGGCCGACGGCGTGCTTTCGGCCGGCCTGTTCTGGGGCAACCCGTTCACCGATGTGCCCGACCTGGCTAGCTATAGCTTCGTCGTGACCGATGACGACCCGGCCCTGGCCGAGCGCGAAGCGCTGCGCATCGCCGACTTATTCTGGCGCGAGCACGAGAAGATGTATGTGCCGCTAACGCCGCTCGACGAGGCTGTGCGCATGGCGCATGAGCAACTGGCGCATGGCGGCACGACGATCCTGGTGGACGCCGCCGATGCCACCAGCAGCGGCGCGTCGGGCGACAGCAACGCTATTCTGCGCAGGCTAATCGAGACTGCCTATTCAGGCCGTGCGCTCATTCCCATCGTTGATCCCGCAGCAGCGAAAGCAGCGTTTGCGGCCGGCGTCGGCGCAACGATCACCGTGCGCGTTGGTGGGGCGATGGACCCAGGGCGCTTCCCGCCGGTCGAGGTGACCGGACGCGTGCATCTGCTGTCCGAGGGCGAATTCCGCAGCGAATCATTCGACGAGCTTTGGCATTCCGGACCGACGGCGGTGTTGATCGTCGGCAATATCACGCTGGTCATCACCAGCCGCGCCGTGAGCCTGTATGACCGCTCGCTGTTCTATGCACATGGGCAGGATCCCAAGCGCTTCGATCTAGTGGTGGTCAAGTCGCCGCACTGCCAACCGCATATGTTCAAGGACTGGGCGTCGCGCTATGTAGACGTAGATGCGCCCGGTGCGACCAGCGCAAACCTCAAAAGCCTCGGCCACACCCGCTGCCCGCGTCCGATCTGGCCGCTGGATGCGCATGTAACGTGGGAACGGCGCGCTACGATCTTTCGTCGCGCTCTGCCCGAACGCTATCATTAG
- a CDS encoding cysteine synthase, with amino-acid sequence MGASLGSALADLVGNTPLIPLRRIAAHVAPVEIYAKAEWFNPSGSVKDRAALNIIRTAVRAGHLTKEKTLLDATSGNMGIAYAMLGAALGYRVRLVIPASVTPERKVILNAYGADMIFTDPMAGSDGAIEKARQLYAQSPDAFFYANQYDNDANWRAHYHGTAEEIWRQTEGRITHFVAALGTGGTFVGTGRRLRELNPNICLISLQPDSPLNAIEGWKHMPTAIQPKIYDPALADENIEITTEEAQYVARQLAREEGLFVSPSAGGAVAGALSVAENLKEGVIVTILADAGYKYTSERFW; translated from the coding sequence ATGGGTGCTTCACTCGGATCCGCGCTGGCCGACCTGGTCGGCAACACGCCGTTGATCCCGCTCAGGCGAATTGCTGCGCACGTCGCGCCGGTCGAAATCTACGCCAAGGCCGAGTGGTTCAACCCCAGCGGTTCGGTCAAGGATCGCGCCGCGTTGAACATCATTCGCACGGCGGTTCGAGCCGGGCATCTGACGAAGGAGAAAACGCTGCTGGATGCCACCAGCGGCAATATGGGCATCGCCTACGCTATGCTCGGCGCTGCGCTAGGGTATCGCGTGCGCCTGGTCATCCCGGCCAGCGTTACCCCTGAACGCAAGGTCATCCTGAACGCCTACGGCGCAGACATGATCTTCACCGACCCGATGGCCGGTAGCGACGGCGCGATCGAGAAAGCCCGCCAACTCTATGCCCAATCGCCGGATGCGTTCTTCTACGCCAACCAGTACGACAACGACGCGAATTGGCGGGCGCATTACCACGGCACGGCTGAAGAAATTTGGCGGCAGACCGAGGGGCGCATTACGCACTTCGTTGCCGCGCTGGGCACCGGCGGAACGTTCGTCGGCACCGGCCGGCGCTTGCGCGAGCTGAACCCAAACATATGTCTGATCTCGCTGCAGCCGGATTCGCCGCTAAACGCGATCGAGGGCTGGAAGCACATGCCGACGGCGATTCAGCCGAAGATCTACGACCCAGCGCTGGCCGACGAGAACATCGAGATCACGACCGAGGAAGCGCAATACGTGGCGCGTCAGCTGGCCCGCGAAGAGGGGCTCTTCGTCAGCCCATCCGCCGGCGGCGCGGTGGCCGGCGCGCTCAGCGTCGCCGAAAACTTGAAGGAAGGTGTGATCGTCACCATCCTGGCCGACGCCGGTTACAAGTACACGAGCGAACGTTTCTGGTAG
- the tag gene encoding DNA-3-methyladenine glycosylase I, translated as MPSYCEYVRSPKAHPIHKWYHDHEHGFPARDDNALFERLMLEINQAGLSWDTVLRKLEHFRRAYDRFDVDAVAAYGDADRARLLGDPGIIRNRLKVNAAIENARRIVALRADYGSFAGWLEAHHPLSKDAWVKLFKQTFVFTGEEIVNEFLMSTGYLPGAHDEHCPIFERVAALRPAWMRMKR; from the coding sequence ATGCCCAGCTATTGCGAATACGTGCGCTCGCCCAAAGCGCACCCAATCCACAAGTGGTATCACGACCACGAGCACGGCTTTCCGGCGCGCGACGACAACGCCTTGTTCGAGCGGCTGATGCTGGAGATCAACCAGGCCGGCTTGTCGTGGGACACGGTGCTGCGCAAGCTTGAGCACTTCCGGCGCGCCTACGATCGCTTTGATGTGGACGCCGTCGCAGCCTATGGCGACGCTGACCGCGCTCGGCTGCTTGGCGATCCCGGCATCATCCGCAACCGGCTGAAGGTCAACGCGGCTATTGAAAACGCGCGGCGCATCGTGGCGCTGCGCGCGGACTATGGCTCGTTTGCCGGATGGTTGGAGGCACACCACCCCCTGAGCAAGGACGCTTGGGTGAAGCTGTTCAAACAGACTTTCGTCTTCACCGGCGAAGAGATCGTGAACGAATTCTTGATGAGTACCGGCTACCTGCCCGGCGCGCATGACGAACACTGCCCGATCTTTGAGCGCGTCGCCGCCCTGCGGCCGGCGTGGATGCGCATGAAGCGCTGA
- the cobB gene encoding NAD-dependent protein deacylase, with the protein MKFPSDLLEALRAAQHIAVLTGAGASAESGVPTFRDAQTGLWAQFDPAALATPDAFRRNPKLVWEWYAWRRALVERAQPNPGHLALVEMERRVPQFTLITQNVDGLHQLAGSRNVIELHGSIRRYKCFACEAPYALSNEPSEAVPPRCPTCSGLIRPDVVWFGETLPARAYYAAIEAAQACDVFFSVGTSGLVEPAASLPRIARRALATLVTINLDVETESSPNAYAIHGKAGEVLPALVKAVWG; encoded by the coding sequence ATGAAGTTCCCCTCGGACTTGCTCGAAGCGCTGCGCGCTGCCCAACACATCGCCGTGCTCACCGGCGCCGGCGCCAGCGCGGAGAGCGGTGTGCCGACCTTCCGCGACGCGCAGACCGGCCTATGGGCGCAGTTCGACCCCGCAGCACTGGCGACACCCGATGCCTTCCGGCGTAACCCGAAGCTGGTGTGGGAATGGTATGCGTGGCGGCGCGCGTTGGTCGAGCGTGCTCAGCCGAACCCCGGCCACCTCGCCCTGGTCGAGATGGAGCGGCGCGTGCCACAGTTCACCCTCATTACACAAAACGTGGATGGCCTGCATCAGTTAGCCGGCAGCCGCAACGTGATCGAGTTGCACGGTAGCATCCGGCGCTACAAATGCTTCGCGTGCGAAGCGCCCTACGCGCTGTCGAACGAGCCAAGCGAAGCTGTGCCACCGCGCTGTCCTACCTGTAGCGGCCTCATCCGCCCCGACGTGGTGTGGTTTGGCGAGACCTTGCCGGCGCGCGCCTACTATGCCGCGATCGAAGCGGCGCAGGCGTGCGACGTCTTCTTCTCCGTCGGCACATCTGGGCTGGTCGAGCCGGCCGCGTCGTTGCCCCGCATCGCCCGGCGCGCCCTCGCTACCCTCGTCACCATCAACCTCGATGTGGAGACCGAGTCGTCGCCCAACGCCTACGCCATCCACGGCAAAGCCGGCGAGGTGTTGCCAGCCCTGGTGAAGGCCGTTTGGGGTTGA
- a CDS encoding NADP-dependent aryl-alcohol dehydrogenase, whose product MEYRKLGRTGLKVSELCLGTMTFLWTSDEKTSFDVLAAFRDAGGNFLDTADIYSRWAPGNPGGTAEMVIGKWIKSNSIPRDQVIIATKGRSPMGNAPNDQGASRAHLTKALEDSLIRLQTDYVDLYQIHWPDYDTPHEETLRALDDFVSAGKVRYIGASNYPAWWLMKSLWVSDTRNLVRFESLQPHYNLMHRAEFERELMPLCKDQQIGVIPYSPLAGGFLTGKYRKGQPAPAGSRGEGSERIRQYAESVMGQRVIEKLEAIGQARGKTIAQTALAWLLSNPVITAPIIGANTVQQLQEALGAVGYRLSDEEMQALNEATAWE is encoded by the coding sequence ATGGAATACCGCAAACTCGGCCGAACCGGCCTGAAAGTCAGCGAGCTATGCCTGGGCACGATGACCTTCTTGTGGACTTCCGATGAGAAGACATCGTTCGACGTGCTCGCGGCCTTTCGCGACGCCGGCGGCAACTTCCTCGATACCGCCGACATCTACTCGCGATGGGCGCCCGGCAATCCCGGCGGCACCGCCGAGATGGTGATCGGCAAGTGGATCAAGTCCAACAGCATCCCGCGCGACCAGGTCATCATCGCTACGAAAGGGCGCTCGCCCATGGGCAACGCGCCGAACGATCAGGGCGCATCGCGCGCACACCTGACCAAGGCGCTTGAAGATAGCCTGATCCGGCTGCAGACCGACTACGTGGATCTGTATCAGATTCACTGGCCGGACTACGACACGCCACACGAGGAGACGCTGCGGGCGCTGGACGATTTCGTATCGGCGGGCAAGGTGCGCTACATCGGCGCGAGCAACTACCCTGCCTGGTGGTTGATGAAGTCGTTGTGGGTGAGCGACACGCGCAACTTGGTGCGCTTCGAGTCGCTGCAGCCGCACTACAACCTGATGCACCGCGCCGAGTTCGAGCGCGAGCTGATGCCGCTGTGTAAAGACCAGCAAATCGGCGTGATCCCGTATAGCCCGCTGGCCGGCGGCTTCCTCACCGGCAAATATCGCAAAGGCCAGCCCGCTCCCGCCGGCTCGCGCGGCGAGGGCAGCGAACGCATCCGGCAGTATGCCGAGAGCGTGATGGGCCAACGCGTCATCGAGAAGCTCGAAGCCATCGGCCAAGCACGCGGCAAGACCATCGCGCAGACGGCGCTGGCCTGGCTACTGAGCAATCCAGTGATCACCGCGCCAATCATCGGCGCAAACACCGTGCAGCAACTGCAGGAAGCGCTGGGCGCCGTTGGTTATCGCCTGAGCGACGAAGAGATGCAAGCGCTGAACGAGGCGACGGCGTGGGAGTGA
- a CDS encoding D-aminopeptidase, with translation MARLRDLGVTIGRYPTGPHNAITDVPGVLVGHTTLIYDTPHIARTGVTVIVPREGDIWRDNCFAGFHAFNGCGEMTGIHWVKESGLLCSPIALTCTHQVGLVHEALVQYGAQHERARSYIGALPVVAETWDGWLNDANAHPIEHRHVFAAMDAARGGPVAEGCVGGGTGMICYEFKGGIGTSSRVVRTEDGVFVVGVLVQSNHGAREGLRVNGVPIGALIGKDRVPMDWREPADHADAGSSIIIVIGTDAPLIPTQCNRLAQRATVGLARTGGVGYNGSGDLFLCFATGNHVSEYDARAREVKMLAHRQLNAFFEATAEAVEEAIINSLVAAETMTGFRGRTVYALPHDALVQALGSGTY, from the coding sequence ATGGCTCGACTGCGCGACCTCGGCGTCACGATCGGGCGATATCCGACCGGGCCGCACAACGCCATCACCGACGTGCCGGGCGTGCTCGTCGGGCACACCACGCTGATCTACGATACGCCGCACATCGCGCGCACCGGCGTCACGGTCATCGTGCCGCGCGAGGGCGACATCTGGCGCGACAACTGCTTCGCCGGCTTTCACGCGTTCAACGGCTGCGGCGAGATGACCGGCATCCACTGGGTGAAAGAGTCGGGGCTGCTCTGCTCGCCGATCGCCCTCACCTGCACGCACCAGGTCGGGCTGGTGCATGAGGCGTTGGTGCAATACGGCGCGCAGCACGAGCGGGCGCGGAGCTACATCGGCGCGTTGCCGGTGGTGGCCGAGACGTGGGATGGTTGGTTGAACGACGCGAACGCGCACCCAATTGAGCACCGGCACGTATTCGCCGCGATGGATGCGGCACGCGGTGGGCCGGTCGCCGAAGGATGCGTCGGCGGCGGCACCGGCATGATCTGCTACGAGTTCAAGGGCGGCATCGGCACTTCATCGCGCGTCGTGCGCACGGAGGACGGCGTATTCGTCGTCGGCGTGCTGGTGCAATCGAACCACGGCGCGCGCGAAGGATTGCGTGTGAACGGCGTGCCGATCGGCGCGCTGATTGGCAAAGACCGCGTGCCGATGGATTGGCGTGAACCGGCCGACCATGCCGACGCCGGCAGCTCGATCATCATCGTAATCGGCACCGACGCGCCACTCATCCCAACGCAGTGCAACCGCTTGGCGCAGCGGGCGACGGTCGGACTGGCACGCACGGGTGGCGTCGGCTACAACGGCAGCGGCGACCTATTCCTCTGCTTCGCCACCGGCAACCACGTGAGCGAGTACGATGCGCGCGCCCGCGAAGTAAAGATGCTGGCGCATCGCCAGCTCAACGCCTTCTTCGAGGCAACGGCCGAAGCCGTCGAGGAAGCGATCATCAATTCCCTGGTCGCCGCCGAGACGATGACCGGCTTTCGGGGCCGCACCGTGTATGCATTGCCGCACGATGCGCTCGTTCAGGCGCTGGGGAGCGGCACCTACTAA
- the cicA gene encoding protein CicA has translation MSAVVSDLEGTLTTGETWRVVGEYLRAHGRGVRYTLFFYSHLPGAMAARAGLINAQRYRERWFEDMTALLAGFSRAQIEDLMRVIADELWRARRASVIAELEQHRAAGARILIASGTYQQAAEAFATRIGGEAIGTPIQFDGAGRATGRLDGVVSTGEVKAARIRAWLAGDALLAAYGDTEGDIPMLRMAAQPVAVCPDAALRTEAITRGWRILEPQPEPTERSPAAN, from the coding sequence ATGAGCGCTGTTGTATCGGATTTGGAAGGCACGCTGACAACCGGTGAGACGTGGCGAGTTGTAGGTGAGTATCTGAGGGCGCACGGGCGTGGTGTGCGTTACACCCTTTTCTTCTACTCGCACCTGCCTGGCGCGATGGCGGCGCGCGCCGGGTTGATCAACGCGCAGCGCTATCGTGAGCGCTGGTTCGAGGACATGACGGCGCTGCTGGCCGGGTTCTCTCGCGCGCAGATCGAAGACCTGATGCGCGTCATCGCCGATGAGCTCTGGCGCGCGCGGCGCGCGAGTGTCATTGCCGAGCTAGAGCAGCACCGTGCCGCCGGCGCGCGCATCCTCATCGCTTCGGGCACATATCAGCAAGCCGCCGAGGCCTTCGCGACGCGCATCGGCGGCGAGGCGATCGGCACGCCGATCCAGTTCGACGGCGCAGGCCGGGCTACCGGCCGGCTGGACGGCGTCGTCTCCACGGGCGAGGTGAAGGCGGCGCGCATCCGTGCCTGGCTGGCCGGCGATGCGCTGCTGGCCGCCTACGGCGACACGGAAGGCGACATCCCTATGCTGCGCATGGCAGCGCAGCCGGTCGCCGTCTGCCCCGATGCAGCGTTGCGCACCGAAGCGATCACACGCGGCTGGCGCATCCTCGAGCCGCAACCCGAGCCTACGGAAAGGTCTCCCGCAGCCAACTGA
- a CDS encoding hypothetical protein (possible pseudo, frameshifted) yields MGSGTDLAKDTASIVVTDDNFASIVEGIRQGRYAYDNIRKVIYLLVATGVVEIILFMLSVLVCLPIPLLPVQILWLNLVTNGIQDIALAFEGGEPGTMRRPPRKPTEGIFNCLMIQQVALSGATMGLVSFGVWYWLKQTGHDEASARNLVLLLMVLFENFHAFNCRSEYESVFRVPLRRNPILVIGVPVALGLHLLMMWVPFLQPILETAPVSISEFLTLFVLASSVMFVMEAFKWLRARGQTGDPRRPQARMHPT; encoded by the coding sequence ATGGGCTCCGGCACCGACCTGGCCAAGGACACCGCCTCCATCGTCGTGACCGACGACAACTTCGCCTCCATCGTGGAGGGCATCCGCCAGGGACGCTACGCCTACGACAACATCCGCAAGGTGATCTACCTGCTGGTCGCGACGGGCGTCGTCGAGATCATCCTGTTCATGCTGTCGGTGCTCGTCTGTCTGCCCATTCCGCTGCTGCCGGTGCAGATCTTGTGGCTGAACCTGGTGACCAACGGCATCCAGGACATCGCGCTGGCGTTCGAGGGCGGTGAGCCGGGGACGATGCGGCGGCCACCGCGCAAGCCGACGGAGGGCATCTTCAACTGCCTGATGATCCAGCAGGTCGCGCTCTCGGGGGCGACGATGGGCCTGGTTTCATTCGGCGTGTGGTATTGGCTCAAGCAGACAGGCCACGACGAAGCGTCGGCGCGGAACCTGGTGTTGTTGCTGATGGTGCTGTTCGAGAACTTCCACGCCTTCAACTGCCGGTCGGAATATGAGTCAGTGTTTCGCGTGCCGCTGCGTCGCAACCCCATACTGGTGATCGGCGTGCCGGTTGCGTTGGGTTTGCACCTGTTGATGATGTGGGTGCCATTCCTGCAACCGATTCTGGAGACGGCGCCCGTGTCTATCAGCGAGTTTCTCACGCTATTTGTCCTCGCATCGAGCGTCATGTTCGTGATGGAAGCCTTCAAGTGGTTGCGCGCGCGAGGCCAGACCGGCGACCCTCGCCGCCCTCAGGCGCGCATGCACCCGACATGA
- a CDS encoding hypothetical protein (possible pseudo, frameshifted) → MDGADSTGSANSAWRYSGDTVDVALLAFGYKAGLDPNALHREIEVVADIPFESERKFAARLYRDHRDRDAGRLHVAVKGAAETVLGLCETMLTAQGNEPVDRAQMEARAEHLAEDGYRVIAVAAATLEANDSDLDDLAQGFDEARLPPLTFLGLTGMIDPLRPEAKAAIETCRTAGVTVSMITGDHPATALTIARELGIAERKDELVVGRDLPDTESGDDPTFVEHVKDVHVFARVSPCKSCTSCRPCASWVTSSPSPATASTMHLPCAPPTSAWPWAPAPTWPRTPPPSS, encoded by the coding sequence ATGGACGGCGCAGACAGCACGGGCAGCGCGAATAGCGCATGGCGATATTCTGGCGACACCGTTGACGTCGCTTTGCTCGCGTTCGGCTACAAAGCCGGCCTCGACCCGAATGCGCTGCACCGGGAGATCGAAGTGGTGGCCGACATCCCGTTCGAGTCGGAGCGCAAGTTCGCCGCCAGGCTGTATCGCGACCATCGCGATCGCGACGCAGGCCGCCTGCATGTCGCGGTGAAGGGCGCAGCGGAGACCGTGCTCGGCTTGTGCGAGACGATGCTGACCGCCCAGGGCAACGAACCGGTAGATCGCGCGCAAATGGAAGCCCGGGCCGAGCACTTGGCCGAAGACGGCTATCGCGTGATCGCCGTCGCTGCGGCGACGCTTGAAGCCAACGACAGTGACCTCGATGATCTCGCGCAGGGCTTCGACGAAGCGCGGCTGCCCCCGCTCACCTTTCTCGGCCTGACCGGCATGATTGACCCGCTTCGCCCAGAAGCCAAGGCGGCCATCGAGACCTGCCGCACGGCGGGCGTGACAGTGAGCATGATTACCGGCGATCATCCGGCTACTGCGCTGACCATCGCGCGCGAACTGGGCATTGCCGAGCGCAAGGACGAACTCGTCGTCGGACGCGACCTGCCGGACACTGAGAGCGGCGACGACCCAACTTTCGTCGAGCATGTGAAAGACGTGCATGTATTTGCACGCGTGTCCCCCTGCAAAAGCTGCACATCGTGCAGGCCATGCGCCAGTTGGGTCACTTCGTCGCCGTCACCGGCGACGGCGTCAACGATGCACCTGCCCTGCGCGCCGCCAACATCGGCGTGGCCATGGGCTCCGGCACCGACCTGGCCAAGGACACCGCCTCCATCGTCGTGA